A genomic window from Synechococcus sp. CBW1107 includes:
- the hrpB gene encoding ATP-dependent helicase HrpB, which produces MGFPFSRHGEALPIDPLLPEIVRQLPPGGTLLLQAPPGAGKTTRVPLALLQHLASGEQPQGTILMLEPRRLAAKAAATRLAAALNEPVGARVGYRVRLEQRCSRATRLEVLTDGLFLRRLQDDPALDGVAAVIFDEFHERRSDADLALALLREARPLLNPQLRLLVMSATLILQPLSQHLPEAVVISSEGRSHPVELHHQPPRERESLGAQVVRALEDHWLREAEDDAGTALVFLPGQREIQQAQRAIEATRWGQRAELQTLHGGLSLDAQSRVIDASRRVGGKVVLSTAIAESSLTIEGVRLVVDSGLSRRSRFDPRTGMDGLVTVPASMASAEQRRGRAGRLGPGRCVRLWSAAEQQRRPAYDPPELLEADPLPLVLQLARWGAGLGESLPWLDPPPQAALRQGLELLAQLGAVDQQGVLTAHGRAMGQLGLHPRLAHMLLEGQRLGRARLACELATLLSERDPLAGQGAGSDLMTRLDWLRQDGRDPRRGPLRQLCRQLLQQVQATSLPAGRSSLAEAEAAAWLLSCAYPERIVLARPEGQGRFLMRSGRGAQLPAHDPLAGHICLAVATVDGSVSDVRILQALPLQRQSLERLQAEQGCQLPLVSWEPAERRVRAVIERRIGALVLERRPWDDPPDAAVLTALLEGIRSLGLGVLPWTRDSRDLQHRLTLAHTRRGGPWPDRNERALERELEEWLGDQLMGLRTLDDLRQIDLKEALWSGLAWERRQELERLLPSQVILPTGRRARLEYGSGGPVLAVKLQELFGLSEGPRVLEGELPVSLHLLSPARRPVQITQDLGGFWRGSYAQVRRELRGRYPRHPWPEDPSQAVPTASTSRAQSRSGQDSAGAGAP; this is translated from the coding sequence ATGGGCTTCCCCTTCAGCCGCCACGGGGAAGCGCTGCCGATCGACCCGCTTCTGCCGGAGATCGTGCGCCAACTCCCACCAGGCGGCACCCTTCTTCTCCAGGCCCCGCCAGGGGCCGGCAAGACCACCCGCGTCCCCCTGGCCCTGCTGCAGCACCTGGCCTCCGGCGAGCAGCCTCAAGGCACCATTCTGATGCTCGAGCCGCGTCGGCTGGCGGCCAAAGCCGCGGCAACCCGTCTGGCCGCAGCCCTCAACGAGCCGGTGGGCGCGAGGGTGGGCTATCGCGTGAGGCTGGAGCAGCGCTGCTCCAGGGCCACCCGCCTGGAGGTGCTCACCGATGGCCTGTTCCTGCGGCGCCTTCAGGACGATCCCGCCCTGGATGGCGTGGCGGCGGTGATCTTCGATGAATTTCACGAGCGACGCAGCGACGCTGATCTCGCCCTGGCCCTGCTGCGGGAAGCCCGCCCCCTGCTGAATCCTCAGCTGCGGCTCCTGGTGATGTCGGCCACACTCATCCTGCAACCCCTCAGCCAGCACCTGCCGGAAGCGGTGGTGATCAGCAGCGAGGGGCGCAGCCATCCGGTGGAGCTGCACCACCAACCGCCAAGGGAGAGGGAGTCCCTCGGGGCCCAGGTGGTGCGCGCCCTGGAGGACCACTGGCTGAGGGAGGCAGAGGATGATGCCGGGACGGCACTTGTGTTCCTGCCTGGGCAACGGGAGATTCAGCAGGCGCAGCGGGCGATCGAAGCCACCCGCTGGGGACAGCGGGCGGAACTCCAGACCCTGCACGGTGGGCTGTCTCTTGACGCCCAGAGCCGCGTCATCGACGCCAGCCGCCGGGTGGGCGGCAAGGTGGTGCTCTCCACCGCCATCGCCGAAAGCTCCCTCACCATCGAGGGCGTTCGCCTGGTGGTCGACAGCGGTCTGAGCCGGCGCAGCCGCTTCGATCCCCGCACCGGCATGGACGGGCTGGTCACCGTGCCCGCCAGCATGGCCAGCGCCGAGCAGCGGCGGGGACGGGCCGGGCGCCTGGGGCCCGGGCGCTGCGTCCGGCTCTGGTCGGCGGCCGAGCAGCAGCGGCGGCCGGCCTACGACCCGCCCGAGCTGCTGGAAGCGGATCCACTGCCCCTGGTGCTGCAACTCGCCCGCTGGGGGGCCGGGCTGGGGGAATCACTCCCCTGGCTGGACCCGCCGCCGCAGGCCGCCCTGCGCCAGGGACTGGAGCTGCTCGCTCAGCTGGGCGCCGTCGACCAGCAGGGTGTTCTCACCGCCCATGGCCGGGCCATGGGCCAGCTGGGACTGCATCCCCGCCTGGCTCACATGCTGCTGGAGGGCCAGCGCCTGGGCAGGGCCCGGCTGGCTTGCGAGCTGGCGACTCTGCTCAGCGAACGCGATCCCCTGGCGGGCCAGGGGGCGGGCAGCGACCTGATGACCCGCCTCGACTGGCTGCGCCAGGACGGGCGAGACCCCCGGCGTGGGCCGCTCAGGCAACTCTGCCGGCAGCTCCTGCAGCAGGTGCAGGCGACTTCCCTGCCAGCCGGCCGTTCCTCTCTGGCGGAGGCTGAGGCGGCGGCATGGCTTCTGAGCTGTGCCTATCCTGAGCGGATCGTGCTGGCACGCCCGGAGGGACAGGGGCGCTTTCTCATGCGCAGTGGCCGTGGCGCCCAGCTCCCGGCCCATGATCCCCTGGCTGGCCACATCTGCCTGGCGGTGGCCACGGTGGATGGCAGCGTCAGCGATGTGCGCATCCTCCAGGCCCTGCCGCTGCAGCGCCAGAGCCTCGAGAGGCTTCAGGCCGAGCAGGGCTGCCAGTTGCCGCTGGTGAGCTGGGAGCCGGCTGAGCGACGGGTGCGGGCCGTGATCGAGCGACGGATCGGGGCTCTGGTGCTGGAGCGACGCCCCTGGGACGATCCACCAGACGCGGCAGTGCTGACGGCGCTGCTGGAAGGCATCCGTTCGCTCGGACTGGGGGTTCTGCCCTGGACCCGCGACAGCCGAGACCTCCAGCACCGGCTCACCCTCGCCCACACTCGCCGGGGAGGACCCTGGCCCGACCGCAACGAGAGGGCGCTGGAACGAGAACTGGAGGAGTGGCTCGGGGATCAGCTGATGGGCCTTCGCACCCTGGACGATCTGCGCCAGATCGACCTGAAGGAGGCGCTCTGGAGCGGTCTGGCCTGGGAGCGACGCCAGGAGCTGGAACGCCTGCTCCCCAGCCAGGTCATCCTTCCGACCGGGCGCAGGGCCAGGCTGGAGTACGGCAGTGGCGGACCTGTCCTCGCCGTGAAACTCCAGGAACTCTTTGGCCTGAGCGAAGGGCCCAGAGTTCTGGAGGGTGAGCTGCCTGTGAGCCTGCATCTGCTCTCCCCAGCCAGGCGCCCGGTGCAGATCACCCAGGATCTGGGAGGTTTCTGGCGGGGAAGCTACGCCCAGGTGCGCCGGGAGCTCAGAGGGCGCTACCCCAGACATCCCTGGCCCGAAGATCCCTCCCAGGCCGTCCCCACGGCCTCCACCAGTCGCGCCCAGAGCCGCAGCGGTCAGGATTCGGCCGGAGCTGGAGCTCCCTGA
- a CDS encoding chlorophyll a/b-binding protein, whose translation MSDATQPRFGFVNFAETWNGRLAMLGFVIGLATELLTGQGILSQIGLG comes from the coding sequence ATGTCTGACGCCACCCAACCTCGCTTCGGTTTCGTCAACTTCGCTGAAACCTGGAACGGCCGCCTGGCCATGCTCGGTTTCGTGATCGGCCTGGCCACCGAACTCCTCACCGGTCAGGGCATTCTCTCCCAGATCGGCCTGGGTTGA
- the xseA gene encoding exodeoxyribonuclease VII large subunit, with amino-acid sequence MTGLTTSGAPERAAETGGQPLPRYSVSDLNRSIGTLLDRGFAPRFLLEATVSRPQLKKGHLWMTLLDETASITAVVWASQLPRLSFTPADGDGVIVVGKLNFWGARASLCVQALDIRPSLSSVLRQFERVRKRLEGSGLFDPARKQPLPECPAVIALLTSSPSSALADMLRTAAERWPATRILVVPIPVQGAVQASICTALELVGQASGRLGIEAVVLARGGGSREDLAVFDTEEVALGLAALNLPVVTGLGHEDDTTIADLVADYRAATPTAAIVALLPDQRTLRQELRQRQQQLRQTLRWRVDRERQRLLAQRQRLQQLQPQALLQRHQAHLQQRRQLMEALSPSQLLKRGFCLVRSEAGQLLRSIEQVEEGEGLRIQWLDGTADARVTGRRHEHPQP; translated from the coding sequence TTGACAGGCCTCACGACCAGCGGAGCCCCGGAGCGGGCGGCAGAAACCGGCGGTCAGCCTCTGCCCCGTTACAGCGTCAGTGACCTGAACCGCTCGATCGGGACCCTGCTGGATCGCGGTTTCGCTCCCCGATTCCTGCTGGAGGCCACGGTTTCGCGTCCGCAGCTGAAAAAAGGTCATCTCTGGATGACGCTGCTGGATGAGACGGCTTCGATCACGGCGGTGGTCTGGGCGTCTCAACTGCCTCGCCTGAGCTTCACCCCAGCCGATGGCGATGGGGTGATCGTCGTCGGCAAGCTCAACTTCTGGGGTGCGCGGGCCAGTCTCTGCGTCCAGGCTCTCGACATCCGCCCCAGCCTGAGCAGCGTCCTGCGCCAGTTCGAGCGGGTCAGGAAGCGCCTTGAGGGCAGCGGCCTGTTCGATCCCGCCCGCAAACAGCCCCTGCCTGAATGCCCTGCGGTGATCGCGCTGCTCACCAGCAGCCCCAGTTCCGCCCTGGCCGACATGCTGCGCACCGCCGCCGAACGCTGGCCTGCCACCAGGATTCTTGTTGTGCCGATCCCCGTACAGGGAGCCGTGCAGGCCAGCATCTGCACGGCCCTGGAGCTGGTGGGCCAGGCCTCCGGTCGCCTGGGCATCGAAGCCGTGGTGCTGGCTCGAGGGGGCGGCAGCCGCGAAGATCTCGCCGTCTTTGACACTGAGGAGGTAGCCCTCGGCCTGGCGGCCCTGAACCTGCCGGTGGTCACCGGTCTCGGCCACGAAGACGACACCACAATCGCCGACCTGGTGGCTGATTACAGGGCCGCTACGCCGACAGCGGCGATCGTGGCTCTGCTGCCCGACCAGCGAACCCTGCGCCAGGAACTGCGGCAGCGGCAGCAGCAACTGCGGCAGACCCTGCGCTGGAGAGTGGATCGGGAGCGGCAACGGCTGCTCGCCCAGCGGCAGCGGCTGCAGCAGCTCCAGCCCCAGGCGCTGTTGCAGCGGCACCAGGCACACCTGCAGCAACGGCGCCAGCTGATGGAGGCCCTCTCGCCCAGCCAACTGCTCAAGCGAGGGTTCTGTCTGGTGCGCAGCGAAGCCGGCCAGCTTCTGCGCTCGATCGAGCAGGTGGAGGAGGGCGAGGGCCTGCGGATTCAGTGGTTGGATGGGACCGCCGACGCCCGAGTCACCGGACGTCGTCACGAGCACCCGCAGCCATGA
- the xseB gene encoding exodeoxyribonuclease VII small subunit, producing MSTRKRQPPPSQTPAEDSWLEETQQLTFAQSRTALELTLAALQSEDLEVETMAGLYKRAVAYADRCEEVLQQVQQQVEELDLNALEPEA from the coding sequence ATGAGCACCCGCAAGCGCCAGCCCCCCCCCTCGCAAACGCCGGCAGAAGACAGCTGGCTTGAGGAGACCCAGCAGCTGACGTTCGCCCAGAGCCGGACGGCCCTTGAGCTCACCCTGGCGGCACTGCAGTCGGAAGACCTGGAGGTGGAAACCATGGCGGGGCTGTACAAACGTGCAGTGGCCTACGCCGATCGCTGCGAGGAGGTGCTGCAGCAGGTGCAGCAGCAAGTGGAAGAGCTAGACCTGAATGCTCTTGAGCCCGAAGCATGA
- a CDS encoding DUF2834 domain-containing protein — protein sequence MTPASNKAVSGSSDGTTVAVVVNTASPPSPWLQWVYLALAVSGAIFPWLANAEFIRDYGQAFDLSQFIELANANPAARSLSRDLLIGATAVTIWIISEARRLKMRGLWIVLLGSVTLAFAFAAPFFLFMRERRLLEISRQSLKEP from the coding sequence ATGACACCAGCGAGCAACAAGGCCGTCTCAGGGAGCAGCGATGGGACCACCGTCGCCGTCGTGGTGAACACGGCGTCTCCGCCATCGCCATGGCTGCAATGGGTGTACCTGGCTCTGGCCGTGTCAGGCGCCATCTTCCCCTGGCTGGCCAACGCTGAATTCATCCGCGACTACGGCCAGGCCTTCGACCTGTCACAGTTCATCGAGTTAGCCAACGCCAACCCAGCGGCGCGTTCACTGTCGCGTGATCTGCTGATTGGAGCGACTGCCGTCACCATCTGGATCATCAGCGAAGCACGCCGACTGAAGATGCGGGGACTCTGGATCGTTCTGCTTGGCAGTGTGACGCTTGCCTTCGCTTTTGCGGCCCCATTCTTTCTCTTCATGAGAGAACGACGCCTCTTGGAGATCAGCCGTCAAAGTCTGAAAGAACCTTGA
- a CDS encoding glypican — translation MIRAEDVVLAKSTLTLRPLPTAVLLLCAGIGACVVGTFFTLTLVPVLMVAGFVAAFLVGALVCAWAGVEALAALERWLERDSRFQR, via the coding sequence ATGATCAGAGCTGAAGATGTCGTGTTGGCCAAATCAACTCTGACCCTGCGTCCACTCCCCACGGCCGTGCTGTTGCTGTGCGCTGGGATCGGTGCCTGTGTCGTGGGGACGTTCTTCACCCTGACCCTGGTTCCAGTGCTGATGGTGGCCGGTTTTGTCGCGGCTTTTCTGGTCGGCGCGTTGGTCTGTGCCTGGGCCGGTGTCGAGGCACTCGCGGCGCTTGAGCGCTGGTTGGAGCGTGATTCACGGTTTCAGCGCTGA
- a CDS encoding YihY/virulence factor BrkB family protein — MDASEADQQRIDRAGKRLKRFVRRLWWSCRLWNHFDCVDLSAAFAYHTLQSFFPILLIILALASWILGRDDGLTSQILDWTSQLLPESAQRVVQSTLLQLYRQRGGAGFLGVAVLLITASNAYLSLQRGTDHLWSLRFKRQFRTRIAEAPLPVLQNVVLVVRRFLMLRLKATMFLLAVGTLFVMDQLTVNLRFMGFETWRGLTAAPLAWLYHYLFPVSALVDLLVSLLVASLVSLGLLRLLPSRRISWHLLLPGSVLVGSAYTLLNLAVGRSIVSLGTRFQAYGLIGGVLVLTLWVWLLGLIYYFGVAYSVVLATSGSMTSECFDLGDGLTHDVFTQVSPPDRGDPRG; from the coding sequence GTGGATGCTTCGGAGGCCGATCAACAACGGATTGATCGTGCCGGGAAGCGCCTGAAGAGGTTTGTGCGCCGGTTGTGGTGGTCTTGCCGACTCTGGAATCATTTTGATTGCGTTGATCTGAGTGCAGCTTTTGCGTATCACACACTTCAATCTTTTTTTCCGATTCTCCTGATCATTCTTGCTCTGGCCAGTTGGATCCTGGGGCGGGATGATGGCCTGACCAGTCAGATCCTTGATTGGACCTCACAGCTGTTGCCGGAATCGGCTCAACGGGTCGTGCAATCGACTTTACTTCAACTGTATCGGCAAAGGGGTGGAGCCGGCTTTCTTGGTGTGGCGGTGTTGTTGATCACCGCAAGTAATGCCTATCTCAGCCTGCAGCGAGGCACTGATCATCTCTGGTCCTTGCGCTTCAAGCGTCAATTCCGGACTCGGATAGCTGAGGCACCGCTGCCCGTTTTGCAGAACGTGGTGCTTGTGGTCAGGCGTTTCCTGATGTTGCGTCTGAAGGCCACGATGTTCCTGTTGGCTGTGGGAACCTTGTTCGTGATGGATCAACTGACCGTCAACCTACGCTTCATGGGGTTTGAGACCTGGCGAGGTCTGACGGCAGCTCCTCTTGCCTGGCTGTATCACTACCTGTTTCCTGTTTCAGCCCTGGTTGATCTGTTGGTGTCTTTGTTGGTTGCTTCGTTGGTGTCTCTTGGCTTATTGCGATTGTTGCCCTCTCGGAGAATCAGTTGGCATCTGCTGTTGCCCGGTTCAGTTCTCGTTGGATCTGCATACACACTGTTGAACCTGGCCGTCGGTCGAAGCATCGTGTCTCTGGGTACACGATTCCAGGCCTATGGCTTGATCGGTGGGGTCCTGGTGCTGACTCTGTGGGTCTGGCTACTGGGTCTGATCTACTATTTCGGTGTGGCCTACAGCGTGGTGTTGGCCACCTCAGGCTCAATGACCTCTGAGTGCTTTGACCTCGGAGATGGTCTCACTCATGATGTCTTTACTCAGGTCTCTCCCCCTGACAGGGGGGATCCCAGGGGGTGA
- a CDS encoding inositol monophosphatase family protein, with amino-acid sequence MTATFSAIPSEALRLTDLIDAVAERQRKDFGHMASEAKADGSLITACDRWSDETLVQGLDLLYPGEGVLSEEGRKLVPSTAAYWVVDPLDGTTNFAAGIPYWAISLARFEGGVPVLAVLDVPPLRQRIIAVRGVGAWRNGKPLKPPGNEAQAAGCASLCSRSIGVLQKLPDRRFPGKIRLLGVASLNLVSVAMGQTVMALEATPKIWDLAAAWLVLSELQCPLRWLVRSPEQLNPGDDHGSTDFPVLAACNAETLERFMPWAEALLKG; translated from the coding sequence ATGACCGCCACCTTCTCAGCCATTCCATCCGAGGCTCTCCGGCTCACGGATCTGATCGATGCCGTTGCCGAGAGGCAACGAAAGGATTTCGGTCATATGGCCTCGGAAGCCAAGGCCGACGGCAGTCTGATCACCGCCTGTGATCGCTGGAGCGATGAAACCCTGGTTCAGGGACTGGACCTGCTCTATCCAGGAGAGGGGGTCCTCAGTGAGGAAGGGCGCAAGCTGGTGCCCTCCACCGCCGCCTACTGGGTGGTGGATCCTCTGGATGGCACCACCAACTTCGCTGCCGGGATTCCCTACTGGGCGATTTCCCTGGCCCGCTTCGAAGGGGGTGTCCCCGTACTGGCGGTGCTCGATGTGCCTCCCCTGCGGCAGCGGATCATCGCCGTGCGCGGGGTGGGCGCCTGGCGCAACGGCAAACCCCTGAAACCACCTGGCAACGAAGCCCAGGCGGCTGGGTGTGCCTCGCTCTGCAGTCGCTCGATCGGGGTGTTGCAGAAGCTGCCTGATCGGCGCTTCCCCGGCAAGATCCGCCTGCTTGGAGTGGCCAGCCTCAACCTGGTGAGCGTGGCCATGGGCCAGACCGTGATGGCCCTGGAGGCCACCCCCAAGATCTGGGATCTGGCCGCGGCCTGGCTGGTGCTGAGCGAACTGCAGTGCCCTCTGCGCTGGCTGGTGCGCAGCCCTGAGCAGCTGAACCCCGGCGACGACCATGGCAGCACCGATTTCCCAGTGCTGGCGGCCTGCAACGCAGAGACTCTGGAGCGCTTCATGCCCTGGGCTGAAGCGCTCCTGAAGGGTTGA
- a CDS encoding BCD family MFS transporter — MALSSSPPSLSIASTVRLGLFQGSLGFLAVIFAGMLNRVMISELGFPALLVGGALAFEQFVAPSRILFGQLSDARPLGGRHRTPYIWLGAALFCGLAVLVVPVIFRLAAARELGDGPAITMGTALICALFAAYGLAVSMATTPYLALVIDRTQERERPRAVGIIWCMLTVGIVVGAVVISSSLRGLDGVTDPMVLEAVLSRFMVRAALAVMGLTLLATWGVEPATTAIPGPVSGSSGQARDDSITLSQAWRLITSSRQVVVFFLFLVLFTLALFIQDPILESYGADVFSMPIAATASLNAFWGVGTLLGLVLAGWWIVPRLGKYATARLGCQLILASMLLLILCGLVGQVSLLQAVLLLFGLASGIGTNSTLCLMLDLTLPEAAGTFVGVWGLAQAFSRASAKLLGGGLLDLGRAIIPGQGPFLPYALVLGTAALIALAALRVLVAVNVHRFRDDTSRQLTQVLTTELG, encoded by the coding sequence ATGGCCCTCTCCAGCTCGCCCCCCAGCCTCTCGATCGCCAGCACGGTGCGGCTGGGACTGTTCCAGGGGAGCCTGGGCTTTCTGGCGGTGATCTTCGCCGGCATGCTCAACCGGGTGATGATCAGTGAGCTGGGCTTTCCCGCCCTGCTGGTGGGCGGAGCCCTGGCCTTCGAGCAATTCGTGGCCCCCTCGAGGATCCTTTTCGGCCAGCTCTCCGATGCCCGGCCCCTGGGGGGACGTCACCGCACCCCCTACATCTGGTTGGGAGCCGCGCTCTTCTGTGGCCTGGCGGTACTGGTGGTGCCGGTGATCTTCCGGCTCGCCGCCGCACGGGAGCTCGGAGATGGTCCTGCCATCACCATGGGCACGGCCCTGATCTGTGCGCTCTTCGCCGCCTACGGGCTGGCGGTTTCGATGGCCACCACCCCGTACCTGGCCCTGGTGATCGACCGCACTCAGGAGCGGGAGAGGCCCCGGGCGGTGGGCATCATCTGGTGCATGCTCACCGTGGGGATCGTGGTGGGGGCGGTGGTGATCTCCAGCAGCCTCAGGGGGCTTGACGGGGTCACCGACCCGATGGTGCTGGAGGCTGTGCTCTCCCGCTTCATGGTGCGGGCGGCCCTGGCGGTGATGGGTCTCACCCTGCTGGCCACCTGGGGAGTCGAGCCCGCCACGACGGCAATCCCCGGGCCCGTCAGCGGATCGTCCGGTCAGGCCCGTGACGATTCGATCACGTTGTCTCAGGCCTGGCGGCTGATCACCTCCAGCCGGCAGGTGGTGGTGTTCTTCCTCTTCCTGGTGCTCTTCACTCTGGCTCTGTTCATCCAGGACCCGATCCTGGAGAGCTATGGCGCTGATGTGTTCTCCATGCCGATTGCCGCGACCGCGTCGCTGAATGCCTTCTGGGGGGTGGGCACCCTGCTCGGCCTGGTGCTGGCGGGTTGGTGGATCGTGCCCAGGCTGGGTAAGTACGCCACGGCCCGGCTCGGTTGCCAGCTGATTCTGGCCTCGATGCTGCTGCTGATCCTTTGCGGTCTGGTGGGCCAGGTTTCCCTGCTTCAGGCGGTGCTCCTGCTCTTCGGGCTGGCCTCCGGCATCGGCACCAACAGCACCCTGTGTCTGATGCTCGATCTCACGCTGCCGGAAGCCGCTGGCACCTTCGTGGGTGTCTGGGGCCTGGCCCAGGCCTTCTCCCGCGCGTCGGCCAAATTGCTGGGAGGCGGATTGTTGGATCTGGGTCGTGCCATCATCCCCGGCCAGGGTCCTTTCCTTCCCTATGCCCTGGTGCTGGGCACGGCCGCGCTGATCGCCCTGGCGGCGCTGCGGGTGCTGGTCGCCGTCAATGTCCACCGATTCCGCGACGACACCTCCAGGCAGCTGACCCAGGTCCTGACCACCGAACTCGGATGA
- a CDS encoding TolC family protein, which produces MVLVPVLQGVSRAQDASPPPAADQSSPAPDQSAPTPSASPVPIPLAPEVKGNRPKSDPTVLPPAATQLEPDLQPLASPPSLALPTRPAQVKIQQLRPLGLRDVETLAETNNPSLKAVASQVDQAKSNLRAQISAWYPNINLATGSTFPALTNNYRFRFNPDATGPFTTQESLTRGQTLGAAMNIGINWDLINPQRVPQISAARDQFEQAQNQYLIALRDLRLQAAQAYFTLQFADEGVRIGQESVRASLVSLKDARARFQAGVSTKLEVLQAETQLARDQQLLTNALAEQSVARRSLASLLDLPQNVTPTAKEPARVVGTWMPTLQESIVAAYAFREELDQVILQISIANSTANAAIGAVQPFLSIVNTFGWDRSNGQTGVPFDRPINMGAYTYGFDNSVGLNLRWNLFDGGRAAAQYRQQKQAAEEQRFNFADRRDRIRLEVETSFYLLLQNNRDITTTSRAVISSREALRLARLRFQAGVTTQREVVDSQRDLTQAEVSYARAVTDYNRRLAELRRRTGLDQVAFCQPPSLPSSKPSGDPTTQIPIEPQPLLPACQSEVRSPDGRGPLSP; this is translated from the coding sequence ATGGTGCTCGTCCCTGTCCTTCAGGGGGTGAGCCGGGCCCAGGACGCCTCTCCACCTCCTGCGGCTGACCAGTCTTCCCCTGCCCCTGACCAGTCGGCCCCCACCCCCTCGGCTTCACCGGTGCCGATTCCCCTGGCTCCGGAGGTCAAGGGAAACCGGCCCAAGTCGGATCCCACCGTGCTGCCACCGGCGGCCACCCAGCTCGAACCCGATCTTCAGCCGCTCGCCTCCCCTCCCTCGCTGGCGCTGCCCACCAGGCCGGCCCAGGTCAAGATCCAGCAATTGCGGCCGCTGGGGCTGCGGGACGTGGAGACCCTGGCCGAAACCAACAACCCCAGCCTCAAGGCGGTGGCCTCCCAGGTGGATCAGGCCAAGTCCAACCTGCGTGCCCAGATCTCCGCCTGGTACCCGAACATCAACCTCGCCACCGGGAGCACCTTTCCGGCACTCACCAACAACTATCGGTTTCGTTTCAACCCCGATGCCACCGGACCATTCACCACGCAGGAGTCGCTGACCAGGGGCCAGACCCTCGGCGCTGCGATGAACATCGGCATCAACTGGGACCTGATCAACCCCCAGCGGGTTCCCCAGATCTCAGCAGCCCGCGACCAGTTCGAGCAGGCTCAGAACCAGTACCTGATCGCTCTGCGCGACCTGCGGCTGCAGGCGGCCCAGGCCTATTTCACGCTTCAGTTCGCCGATGAAGGGGTGCGGATCGGTCAGGAATCGGTCCGGGCGTCGCTGGTGAGCCTCAAGGATGCCCGGGCCCGTTTCCAGGCGGGGGTCTCCACGAAGCTGGAGGTGCTGCAGGCTGAGACCCAGCTGGCCCGGGACCAGCAGCTGCTCACCAACGCCCTGGCGGAGCAGTCGGTGGCGCGTCGCAGCCTGGCCTCCCTGCTGGATCTGCCCCAGAACGTCACTCCGACCGCCAAGGAGCCGGCTCGGGTGGTGGGCACCTGGATGCCCACGCTCCAGGAGAGCATCGTGGCGGCCTATGCCTTCCGTGAGGAGCTCGATCAGGTCATCCTGCAGATCTCCATCGCCAACAGCACTGCCAATGCCGCCATCGGCGCCGTTCAGCCGTTCCTGAGCATCGTCAACACCTTTGGCTGGGACCGCAGCAATGGCCAGACCGGGGTGCCCTTCGATCGGCCGATCAACATGGGCGCCTACACCTACGGATTCGACAATTCCGTCGGCCTGAACCTGCGCTGGAATCTATTCGACGGCGGCCGCGCCGCTGCCCAGTACCGCCAGCAGAAGCAGGCTGCCGAGGAGCAGCGGTTCAATTTCGCCGATCGCCGCGACCGGATCCGGCTGGAGGTGGAAACGAGCTTCTATTTGTTGCTTCAGAACAACCGCGACATCACCACCACCTCACGGGCGGTGATCTCCTCTCGCGAAGCGCTTCGCCTGGCCAGGCTGCGCTTCCAGGCCGGCGTCACCACCCAGCGGGAGGTGGTCGACAGCCAGCGCGACCTCACCCAGGCGGAGGTGAGCTATGCCCGCGCCGTCACCGACTACAACCGCCGTCTGGCGGAACTGAGGCGCCGCACGGGTCTTGATCAGGTGGCCTTCTGCCAGCCACCCTCCCTCCCCTCGAGCAAGCCATCCGGCGATCCCACCACCCAGATTCCGATCGAGCCCCAACCGTTGTTGCCGGCCTGTCAGTCTGAGGTGCGTTCGCCGGATGGGCGCGGTCCTCTCTCTCCCTAG